Genomic DNA from Desulfuribacillus alkaliarsenatis:
TTGACGGCATGTCAATTATAAAAGAAGGCGGCAATGTCCATTGCACAACTCAGCAAATGCCTAAGGCAAAAAAGCTCGTAAAATAGATTAAATGTCTTTTGGGAGGTGTACGAATGAGAAAGGTTAAAGTAGCAGCTACGCAAATGAGCTGTAGCAACAATATTGAACAGAACATAGAAAAAGCAGATAAGCTTGTACGGGAAGCGGCAGCAGAAGGAGCACAGATAATTTTACTACAAGAACTATTCGAGACACCTTACTTCTGTCAGAAGGAAAATCCAGATTATTACTTCTATGCGACAGAGCTTGAAGAGAATAAGGCTATCAAGCACTTTAAAGAAGTTGCTAAAGAACTCGGGGTCGTGCTACCGATTAGCTTTTATGAGAAAAAGAACAACGCTCGATATAACTCATTAGCCGTTATAGATGCTGATGGCAAAGTGTTAGGCTTATATCGCAAAAGTCATATTCCTGATGGACCAGGCTACGAAGAGAAATTTTACTTTAATCCAGGTGATACAGGCTTTAAGGTTTGGAAGACTAAATATGCAAAAATTGGCGTCGGGGTCTGCTGGGATCAATGGTATCCTGAAGCGGCTCGTTGTATGGCCTTACAGGGGGCAGAAGTATTATTCTACCCTACAGCCATAGGCTCAGAGCCCGAGGACTCATCTATCGATTCTAAGGACCATTGGCAGACCTGTATGCTAGGACACGCCGCAGCAAATCTTGTGCCAGTAGTAGCTTCTAATCGTGTGGGTGTAGAGCAGCAAGACGGCTCAGAGATTACTTTCTATGGTTCGTCATTTATAGCAGGTGCTCAAGGGCAGAAGCTAGTCGAAGCAAATCGCACGGATG
This window encodes:
- the aguB gene encoding N-carbamoylputrescine amidase, with amino-acid sequence MRKVKVAATQMSCSNNIEQNIEKADKLVREAAAEGAQIILLQELFETPYFCQKENPDYYFYATELEENKAIKHFKEVAKELGVVLPISFYEKKNNARYNSLAVIDADGKVLGLYRKSHIPDGPGYEEKFYFNPGDTGFKVWKTKYAKIGVGVCWDQWYPEAARCMALQGAEVLFYPTAIGSEPEDSSIDSKDHWQTCMLGHAAANLVPVVASNRVGVEQQDGSEITFYGSSFIAGAQGQKLVEANRTDETIIYTELDLDQLERQRAEWGIYRDRRPDLYKIITSYDGENTL